Proteins co-encoded in one Candidatus Neomarinimicrobiota bacterium genomic window:
- a CDS encoding response regulator, whose translation MSNVSSALIIEKEIPTRILIVEDDPQMAKFISFKLGYLGYEVVGHATNESMAIQLAKELHPDLILMDILLDNDDDGIVTANKILSFTDVPIVYLTAQEDDAVFQRAKITKPFGYLLKPFNDRDLNLVVETATYRQDQKLKLARALEDARSIINSSFVLIISLNREDRIVEYNQAAEWELGYPHDEVIGKSILDYLYHKEDLIFIKDNIARGKRCQLEIEFIHHNGKNLNCLLSLSLLKDSHDNNNGILMISH comes from the coding sequence ATGTCCAACGTCTCCAGCGCACTTATAATTGAAAAAGAAATACCTACACGGATTTTGATTGTAGAAGATGATCCACAAATGGCAAAATTTATCAGTTTTAAATTGGGCTATCTTGGATATGAGGTAGTTGGGCATGCAACCAATGAATCCATGGCCATTCAACTGGCCAAGGAACTTCATCCAGATCTCATCCTCATGGATATTCTCCTGGACAATGATGATGACGGGATAGTGACTGCCAACAAGATCCTCTCCTTTACAGATGTTCCCATTGTCTATCTCACAGCTCAAGAAGATGATGCCGTATTCCAGCGTGCGAAAATAACGAAACCCTTTGGATATCTGTTAAAACCCTTCAATGATCGCGATTTAAATTTGGTGGTAGAAACTGCCACCTACCGACAGGACCAAAAATTAAAGTTGGCCCGCGCTTTGGAGGATGCTCGAAGCATCATTAACAGCTCCTTTGTCCTCATCATTAGCTTGAATCGTGAGGACAGAATTGTTGAGTACAATCAAGCCGCTGAGTGGGAACTGGGGTATCCCCATGATGAGGTTATCGGTAAAAGTATTCTGGATTACCTGTACCATAAGGAAGATCTTATTTTTATCAAAGATAATATTGCCCGGGGGAAACGCTGTCAGCTGGAAATAGAATTTATACATCACAATGGGAAAAACTTGAATTGTCTGCTTTCCCTCTCCCTCTTAAAAGACTCCCATGACAACAATAATGGAATCTTGATGATTTCACATTAG